A section of the Jannaschia sp. S6380 genome encodes:
- a CDS encoding GFA family protein: MRGRCHCGTVTFEVRPTDGVATARRCDCSLCARRGAVAISAPLDGITYLTGADNLTLYQFGTKVAEHWFCKTCGIYTHHRRRSDPGEIGVNLACLDGYTPFLPEVIVNDGINHPSDGPSGRAGILRFTPEVSE, translated from the coding sequence ATGCGCGGACGCTGCCATTGCGGAACCGTCACGTTCGAGGTGCGGCCGACCGACGGGGTCGCGACGGCGCGGCGCTGCGACTGTTCACTCTGCGCGCGCCGGGGGGCGGTCGCGATCTCGGCGCCGCTGGACGGTATCACCTACCTGACGGGGGCCGATAACCTGACACTGTACCAGTTCGGCACGAAGGTCGCGGAACACTGGTTCTGCAAGACCTGCGGCATCTACACGCATCACCGGCGCCGCTCCGATCCGGGCGAGATCGGCGTGAACCTCGCCTGCCTCGACGGGTACACGCCGTTCCTTCCCGAAGTGATCGTGAACGACGGGATCAACCATCCGTCCGACGGCCCGTCGGGTCGCGCCGGCATCCTGCGATTCACGCCGGAGGTTTCCGAATGA
- the choV gene encoding choline ABC transporter ATP-binding protein, with protein MTRPAVEFDRVSIVFGERPETALPLMDEGRTRAEVQEATGQVLGVHDCSLTVEQGEILVLMGLSGSGKSTLLRAVNALNPVVRGEVRIDDGEGMVSVTNARPRDLRRLRQGRVAMVFQQFGLLPWRDVRHNVGLGLELAGQSAAARREAVDRQLDLVGLSDWADRKVGELSGGMQQRVGLARAFATDAPILLMDEPFSALDPLIRTRLQDELLELQDRLRRTIIFVSHDLDEAFKLGGRIAIMEGGRIIQCGTPADIFNSPADDYVADFVAHMNPLGVLTAADAMVPGTGTGTAIPAAMPVRDLIRLCATRDGPIPVERDGEVVGTVDRQTLLARLGR; from the coding sequence ATGACGCGCCCCGCCGTCGAGTTCGACCGCGTCTCCATCGTCTTCGGCGAACGGCCCGAGACCGCGCTGCCGCTGATGGACGAGGGCCGCACCCGCGCCGAGGTGCAGGAGGCGACGGGGCAGGTGCTGGGCGTCCACGATTGCTCGCTGACCGTGGAGCAGGGCGAGATCCTGGTGCTGATGGGCCTGTCCGGCTCCGGCAAGTCGACGCTGCTGCGGGCCGTGAACGCGCTGAACCCCGTCGTCCGCGGCGAGGTGCGGATCGACGATGGCGAGGGGATGGTCTCGGTCACGAATGCACGGCCCCGCGACCTGCGGCGGCTGCGGCAGGGCCGCGTGGCGATGGTGTTCCAGCAATTCGGCCTGCTGCCCTGGCGGGACGTTCGGCACAATGTCGGCCTGGGGCTGGAGCTGGCGGGCCAATCGGCCGCCGCCCGGCGCGAGGCGGTGGACCGGCAGCTGGACCTCGTCGGCCTGTCGGACTGGGCCGATCGCAAGGTGGGCGAATTGTCGGGCGGCATGCAGCAGCGCGTGGGCCTCGCGCGCGCCTTCGCCACCGATGCGCCGATCCTGCTGATGGACGAGCCGTTCAGCGCGCTCGATCCGCTGATCCGGACCCGCCTGCAGGACGAGCTGTTGGAGCTTCAGGACCGGCTTCGGCGCACCATCATCTTCGTAAGCCACGACCTCGACGAGGCGTTCAAGCTGGGCGGCCGCATCGCCATCATGGAAGGCGGGCGCATCATCCAGTGCGGCACGCCGGCCGACATCTTCAACAGCCCCGCCGACGATTACGTCGCGGATTTCGTCGCCCACATGAACCCGCTGGGCGTGCTGACGGCGGCCGACGCCATGGTCCCCGGCACGGGCACAGGCACCGCGATCCCGGCGGCCATGCCGGTCCGCGACCTGATCCGCCTTTGCGCCACGCGCGACGGCCCCATCCCGGTGGAACGCGACGGCGAGGTCGTGGGCACGGTCGACCGCCAGACCCTGTTGGCACGTCTGGGTCGCTGA
- a CDS encoding mannose-1-phosphate guanylyltransferase/mannose-6-phosphate isomerase, with protein sequence MTQEIIPVILCGGSGTRLWPVSRRSHPKQFAALTGQESLFQQTAQRMSAPGFAPPLIVTHSDFRFTVTQQLAEVGIDPGPILIEPDARNTGPALLAAALVAARADPAALLLAAPADHAIADPAAFRDAVARGRDAALRGRIVTFGAEPDRPETGYGYLEPGGDAAPVMPLRRFVEKPCEADARRMVDNGHLWNAGLFLAHARTLIEAFAEHAPDLFAAVTAAVEAARPDLGFLRLDRRSWRACPDLSVDYAVMEAARNLDVVRLPCAWSDLGGWEAIYRHAETDAQGVVRQGPAESFDCRDTLLRAEEGGQRLIGLGLDNVVAIAMPDAVLVADRGRVGELGQVVRAMRNANMAQADSFPKVHRPWGHFETLIRGDGFLVKRIVVNPGGLLSLQKHLHRAEHWVVVAGVARATIGPDVRRVTENESVFIPVGTVHRLENPGTEPVELIEVQTGAFLDEDDIVRFDDRYARATADHDVALT encoded by the coding sequence ATGACACAGGAAATCATCCCGGTGATCCTTTGCGGGGGATCGGGCACGCGGCTGTGGCCCGTGTCGCGCCGCAGCCACCCCAAGCAGTTCGCGGCCCTGACGGGGCAGGAAAGCCTGTTCCAGCAGACGGCGCAACGCATGTCCGCGCCGGGGTTCGCACCGCCTCTGATCGTGACCCATTCGGACTTCCGCTTCACCGTCACGCAGCAGTTGGCCGAGGTCGGGATCGACCCCGGCCCCATCCTGATCGAACCCGACGCGCGCAATACCGGTCCGGCCCTTCTGGCCGCAGCCCTCGTGGCGGCGCGCGCGGACCCCGCGGCCCTGCTGCTCGCCGCGCCGGCGGACCATGCGATCGCGGATCCCGCGGCCTTCCGCGACGCGGTGGCGCGCGGCCGGGACGCAGCCCTGCGCGGCAGGATCGTCACCTTCGGGGCCGAACCCGATCGGCCGGAAACCGGCTATGGCTATCTGGAACCGGGCGGAGATGCGGCGCCCGTGATGCCGCTTCGCCGCTTCGTCGAGAAACCCTGCGAAGCGGATGCGCGGCGGATGGTAGACAATGGCCATCTGTGGAACGCGGGCCTGTTCCTCGCCCATGCGCGGACGCTGATCGAGGCATTCGCCGAACACGCCCCGGACCTGTTCGCCGCGGTCACGGCGGCCGTCGAGGCGGCGCGGCCCGATCTGGGATTCCTGCGCCTCGACCGCCGGTCCTGGCGGGCCTGCCCCGACCTGTCGGTCGACTACGCGGTCATGGAGGCAGCGCGGAACCTCGACGTCGTGCGCCTGCCCTGTGCCTGGTCCGACCTCGGCGGGTGGGAGGCGATCTATCGACATGCCGAAACAGACGCGCAGGGCGTCGTCCGGCAGGGTCCGGCCGAGAGTTTCGACTGCCGCGACACCCTTTTGCGTGCCGAGGAGGGGGGGCAGCGCCTCATCGGCCTCGGCCTCGACAACGTGGTCGCGATCGCGATGCCCGACGCGGTGCTCGTGGCCGACCGGGGCCGCGTCGGCGAACTGGGCCAGGTGGTCCGCGCGATGCGCAACGCCAACATGGCGCAGGCCGACAGCTTTCCCAAGGTGCATCGCCCCTGGGGCCATTTCGAGACGCTGATCCGCGGCGACGGCTTTCTGGTCAAGCGCATCGTCGTCAATCCCGGCGGCCTCCTCAGCCTGCAGAAGCACCTGCACCGCGCCGAACACTGGGTGGTCGTCGCCGGCGTCGCGCGGGCGACCATCGGGCCGGACGTCCGGCGCGTGACCGAAAACGAGTCGGTCTTCATCCCCGTCGGCACCGTGCACCGGCTGGAAAACCCCGGCACCGAACCCGTCGAACTGATCGAAGTGCAGACCGGCGCGTTTCTGGACGAGGACGACATCGTCCGGTTCGACGACCGTTATGCACGGGCGACGGCGGATCACGACGTCGCCCTCACATAA
- the rfbA gene encoding glucose-1-phosphate thymidylyltransferase RfbA, producing MTTRKGIILAGGSGTRLYPVTAGVSKQLLPVYDKPMVYYPISVLMLTGIREILMITTPEDRAQFRRTLGDGSRWGIRLSYVEQPSPDGLAQAYLLARDWLDGAASAMVLGDNVFFGHGLPEILRAADARGAGGTVFGYQVSDPERYGVVDFDASGQARRIVEKPADPPSSYAVTGLYFLDGTAPDRARAITPSERGELEITSLLQMYLDDGALAVERMGRGYAWLDTGTHESLLDAGNFVRTLERRQGLQTGCLEEIAFQAGWIGREALLAEADRYAKNRYGSYLRRVAEG from the coding sequence ATGACGACACGCAAGGGCATCATCCTGGCCGGGGGATCGGGGACGCGGCTCTATCCGGTGACTGCCGGCGTGTCCAAGCAGCTGCTGCCGGTCTATGACAAGCCGATGGTCTACTACCCGATCTCGGTACTGATGCTGACGGGCATCCGCGAAATCCTGATGATCACCACCCCCGAGGATCGCGCCCAGTTCCGGCGGACGCTGGGCGATGGCAGCCGGTGGGGCATCCGGCTGTCCTATGTCGAACAGCCCTCGCCCGACGGGCTGGCGCAAGCCTATCTGCTGGCGCGCGACTGGCTGGATGGGGCCGCCTCGGCCATGGTGCTGGGCGATAACGTGTTCTTCGGTCACGGCTTGCCCGAGATCCTGCGTGCGGCGGATGCGCGCGGGGCCGGCGGCACGGTCTTCGGCTATCAGGTCTCCGATCCCGAACGCTATGGCGTGGTGGATTTCGACGCCTCGGGGCAGGCCCGCAGGATCGTGGAGAAGCCGGCCGACCCGCCGTCGAGCTATGCCGTGACCGGGCTCTATTTCCTCGACGGGACGGCGCCGGACCGCGCCCGCGCCATCACGCCGTCGGAGCGGGGCGAGCTGGAGATCACCTCGCTGTTGCAGATGTATCTCGACGATGGTGCCCTGGCGGTCGAGCGGATGGGGCGCGGCTATGCCTGGCTGGATACCGGAACGCATGAAAGCCTGCTGGACGCGGGCAACTTCGTGCGCACGCTGGAGCGGCGGCAGGGGTTGCAGACGGGTTGCCTGGAGGAAATCGCGTTCCAGGCCGGCTGGATCGGGCGCGAGGCCCTGCTGGCCGAGGCCGACAGATATGCCAAGAACCGCTACGGCAGCTATCTGCGCCGGGTGGCCGAGGGCTGA
- a CDS encoding heme-binding protein, with translation MNKVDFIHQYRSNARHVELAQEGDEDLGALKLLPGTWKNEDGFEGRGWNMIALPFASEGPLDYRVLVNQYNEELKFTLVDKGVPNRGIERGSPSVNTDQLIVTLDYEQMIKQIAADDRPESDLEGGPDLAIHHEPGLFLNMTNLTTGDIEVARLATVPHGNVALALGNVRVIDGPPTIPAVNGLPVGAPQDLDHPYLSPYKFFADNPFKGVIEDAGFPGFDPVAPNGLLNFLPPNVARTTILDFDTTREKAGIHNIPFIERQADATAMRSTFWIMEIADSDELILAYSQIVMLDFFGRRDGFPGLIRWPHVSINMMKKVAAPDRTKAEMPAV, from the coding sequence ATGAACAAGGTCGATTTCATTCATCAGTATCGCAGCAACGCGCGCCACGTCGAACTGGCGCAGGAAGGCGACGAGGATCTCGGCGCGCTGAAACTCCTGCCCGGCACGTGGAAGAACGAGGACGGCTTCGAGGGGCGCGGCTGGAACATGATCGCGCTTCCCTTCGCCAGCGAAGGGCCGCTCGACTACCGCGTCCTCGTCAACCAGTACAACGAGGAGCTGAAGTTCACGCTCGTGGACAAGGGTGTGCCGAACCGCGGCATCGAGCGCGGCAGTCCCAGCGTCAATACCGACCAGCTCATCGTCACGCTCGACTACGAGCAGATGATCAAGCAGATCGCGGCCGACGATCGCCCCGAAAGCGATCTGGAAGGCGGGCCGGACCTCGCGATCCATCACGAACCGGGCCTGTTCCTCAACATGACGAACCTGACCACCGGCGATATCGAGGTGGCGCGCCTGGCGACGGTGCCGCATGGCAACGTGGCGCTTGCCCTCGGCAACGTGCGGGTCATCGACGGGCCGCCGACGATCCCGGCGGTGAACGGCCTGCCGGTGGGCGCGCCGCAGGACCTCGATCATCCGTACCTGTCGCCCTACAAGTTCTTCGCCGACAACCCGTTCAAGGGCGTCATCGAGGACGCGGGCTTTCCGGGTTTCGATCCGGTGGCGCCGAACGGACTTCTGAACTTCCTGCCGCCGAATGTGGCGCGGACGACGATCCTCGATTTCGACACGACGCGCGAGAAGGCGGGGATCCACAACATCCCGTTCATCGAGCGGCAGGCCGACGCCACGGCGATGCGCTCGACCTTCTGGATCATGGAGATTGCCGACAGCGATGAGTTGATCCTCGCCTACAGCCAAATCGTCATGCTCGATTTCTTCGGGCGGCGCGACGGCTTTCCGGGGCTCATCCGCTGGCCGCATGTCTCCATCAACATGATGAAGAAGGTCGCGGCCCCGGATCGCACCAAGGCCGAGATGCCGGCGGTCTGA
- the choW gene encoding choline ABC transporter permease subunit — MDWLTENKIPVGDRAADVFEWLERVGQPFFDGLALVMEAMIDAILWLMQTPHPLIVIAVFVAVTWMLQRSWKVCLFVALGFLFVLNQDYWEEATESLTLVLSACVVCMAIGVPIGIAAAHRPRLYAWMRPVLDLMQTLPTFVYLIPAIVFFGIGMVPGLIATVIFVLPAPIRLTHLGISSTPAALTEAAEAFGATPRQTLWKVELPYALPQIMTGLNQTIMLSLSMVVIAALVGADGLGVPVVRALNQVNTSLGFESGFIIVVVAIMLDRMLRMERK; from the coding sequence ATGGACTGGCTGACCGAAAACAAGATCCCGGTGGGCGACCGCGCCGCCGACGTGTTCGAATGGCTGGAACGGGTCGGGCAGCCCTTCTTCGACGGCCTCGCCCTGGTCATGGAGGCGATGATCGACGCCATACTCTGGCTCATGCAGACGCCGCACCCCCTGATCGTGATCGCCGTCTTCGTCGCGGTCACCTGGATGCTGCAGAGGTCCTGGAAGGTCTGCCTGTTCGTGGCCCTGGGGTTCCTCTTCGTCCTCAACCAGGACTACTGGGAGGAGGCGACCGAGAGCCTGACGCTCGTGCTGTCGGCCTGCGTGGTCTGCATGGCGATCGGCGTGCCCATCGGCATCGCCGCGGCGCACCGGCCCCGCCTCTATGCCTGGATGCGGCCCGTGCTGGACCTGATGCAGACGCTGCCCACCTTCGTCTACCTGATCCCGGCCATCGTCTTCTTCGGCATCGGAATGGTGCCCGGCCTGATCGCCACCGTGATCTTCGTGCTTCCCGCCCCGATCCGCCTGACGCATCTGGGCATCTCCTCCACCCCGGCCGCCCTGACCGAGGCGGCGGAGGCCTTCGGCGCCACCCCGCGCCAGACGCTCTGGAAGGTGGAACTGCCCTATGCGCTGCCGCAGATCATGACCGGTCTGAACCAGACGATCATGCTGTCGCTGTCGATGGTGGTGATCGCGGCCCTGGTGGGCGCCGACGGGCTGGGCGTGCCGGTCGTGCGCGCGCTGAACCAGGTCAACACCAGCCTGGGGTTCGAGAGCGGCTTCATCATCGTCGTCGTGGCCATCATGCTCGACCGGATGCTGCGGATGGAACGGAAATGA